In Drosophila pseudoobscura strain MV-25-SWS-2005 chromosome 4, UCI_Dpse_MV25, whole genome shotgun sequence, the following proteins share a genomic window:
- the loh gene encoding semaphorin-5A isoform X7: protein MIAFIDVAQKQHIQKNRGQRKRKPSKFKMKNIFVICSICIIGAYIAGTDCIETKISTIERIKKHQDWLKKHCKPKSYKIPTNQPLLSERSNLWRQKKEMTITQKGGKKQKQQYIQNEIIPKHSSTTNLMTLKPLEILQNESHYEISSSKLVDTTTMSSFPDVHLIKEGIKVSTESTAKIISPPMTPVNFPNILARKRFELKVRTYPRWDNWSNWSECSRSCGGGVMHQTRKCIGRKSLTGNQFISDACFGYFKRYQLCNDLPCPAKSKDFRSNQCAAYNGIMFEGHKYSWQPYIKSDAECELNCKPLGMKYYATLNESVINGTPCKRPAEYYRLNFLGRAICVDGICKTRRASWSEKTI from the exons ATGATAGCCTTCATAGATGTTGCACAAAAACAGCATATTCAGAAGAACCGTGGtcaaagaaaacgaaaacctTCG aaattcaaaatgaaaaatatatttgttatATGCAG tATTTGTATTATCGGTGCATATATCGCTGGTACTGATTGCATAGAGACGAAAATATCCACCATAGAACGAATAAAG AAACATCAAGATTGGCTAAAAAAACATTGTAAGCCAAAGTCCTACAAAATCCCAACGAACCAGCCATTATTATCAGAGCGTTCTAACTTGTggcgccaaaaaaaagaaatgaccATAACCcaaaaaggggggaaaaaacaaaaacaacaatatatACAAAACGAAATTATACCTAAACATTCCAGtacaacaaatttaatgaCGCTAAAACCGTTGGAAATATTACAGAATGAAAGTCATTACGAAATCTCGTCATCTAAACTAGTGGATACAACAACAATGTCTTCATTTCCTGATGTCCATCTAATAAAAGAGGGTATTAAAGTTTCCACAGAATCCACTGCAAAGATTATAAGCCCACCAATGACTCCAGTGAATTTTCCAAACATCTTAGCTAGGAAAAGATTCGAGCTCAAAGTTCGTACATATCCGCGGTGGGATAATTGGAGTAACTGGAGTGAATGTTCACGAAGTTGTGGTGGAGGTGTGATGCATCAAACACGAAAGTGCATAGGACG AAAATCTTTGACGGGAAATCAATTTATAAGTGATGCCTGTTTCGGATACTTTAAACGTTATCAGCTATGCAATGATTTACCATGCCCAGCGAAGTCTAAAGATTTTCGTTCTAATCAATGTGCAGCGTACAATGGCATAATGTTTGAGGGCCATAAATATAGCTGGCAACCTTATATAAAGA GTGATGCCGAGTGTGAACTAAACTGCAAGCCATTGGGAATGAAATACTATGCAACTCTGAACGAATCTGTTATTAATGGTACTCCTTGTAAGCGGCCAGCGGAATATTATAGGTTAAATTTCTTGGGACGTGCTATATGCGTTGATGGTATTTGTAAG ACTCGCCGTGCGTCATGGAGTGAAAAAACGATCTAA
- the loh gene encoding thrombospondin type-1 domain-containing protein 4 isoform X4 has protein sequence MIAFIDVAQKQHIQKNRGQRKRKPSKFKMKNIFVICSICIIGAYIAGTDCIETKISTIERIKKHQDWLKKHCKPKSYKIPTNQPLLSERSNLWRQKKEMTITQKGGKKQKQQYIQNEIIPKHSSTTNLMTLKPLEILQNESHYEISSSKLVDTTTMSSFPDVHLIKEGIKVSTESTAKIISPPMTPVNFPNILARKRFELKVRTYPRWDNWSNWSECSRSCGGGVMHQTRKCIGRKSLTGNQFISDACFGYFKRYQLCNDLPCPAKSKDFRSNQCAAYNGIMFEGHKYSWQPYIKSDAECELNCKPLGMKYYATLNESVINGTPCKRPAEYYRLNFLGRAICVDGICKAVNASGSINGAYAHSGSVSCGGLLCRPVTGIFTRDPQPDDGLVHVATIPTGASNISITELRNSLNLLVLRTSQQKSIVNSESNVSESGSYEAVGATFDYHRIDGVQNSEGVTEWITSTGPIRDSLDLLVFGKNRNPGIKYEYMLPIISDSEENELSVENMNSFLRAGGEDASVLSSSRPGRRRNFTWKVVGFRACTKSCGGGVQAPIVRCIRENLLRYYSQRRCIHSVKPVLNENLLHCNTQPCPAYWHFEKWGECHCLHEGAFRRREVSCLQELASGTVIHVDSTACMEEMPPTQKQCECPNNRSRDSSRYRLHTHSGSANSTRRQRIMVDNSSTNAVWLTSEWNQYCSATCGLGVEYRTIFCDRSEVGAVRCDHNKTPENRRPCVRPSCEDGEWFVGPWSSCNGDCFNLGRTRVVLCIQNKLIVDHKKCKSELQPQSFEKCSHDEGEITYCAPRWHYSEWSQCTKSCDGGTQRRSVRCLEYNATLNSLQDSTRCRYAAREPIFRSCNTNDCDGTL, from the exons ATGATAGCCTTCATAGATGTTGCACAAAAACAGCATATTCAGAAGAACCGTGGtcaaagaaaacgaaaacctTCG aaattcaaaatgaaaaatatatttgttatATGCAG tATTTGTATTATCGGTGCATATATCGCTGGTACTGATTGCATAGAGACGAAAATATCCACCATAGAACGAATAAAG AAACATCAAGATTGGCTAAAAAAACATTGTAAGCCAAAGTCCTACAAAATCCCAACGAACCAGCCATTATTATCAGAGCGTTCTAACTTGTggcgccaaaaaaaagaaatgaccATAACCcaaaaaggggggaaaaaacaaaaacaacaatatatACAAAACGAAATTATACCTAAACATTCCAGtacaacaaatttaatgaCGCTAAAACCGTTGGAAATATTACAGAATGAAAGTCATTACGAAATCTCGTCATCTAAACTAGTGGATACAACAACAATGTCTTCATTTCCTGATGTCCATCTAATAAAAGAGGGTATTAAAGTTTCCACAGAATCCACTGCAAAGATTATAAGCCCACCAATGACTCCAGTGAATTTTCCAAACATCTTAGCTAGGAAAAGATTCGAGCTCAAAGTTCGTACATATCCGCGGTGGGATAATTGGAGTAACTGGAGTGAATGTTCACGAAGTTGTGGTGGAGGTGTGATGCATCAAACACGAAAGTGCATAGGACG AAAATCTTTGACGGGAAATCAATTTATAAGTGATGCCTGTTTCGGATACTTTAAACGTTATCAGCTATGCAATGATTTACCATGCCCAGCGAAGTCTAAAGATTTTCGTTCTAATCAATGTGCAGCGTACAATGGCATAATGTTTGAGGGCCATAAATATAGCTGGCAACCTTATATAAAGA GTGATGCCGAGTGTGAACTAAACTGCAAGCCATTGGGAATGAAATACTATGCAACTCTGAACGAATCTGTTATTAATGGTACTCCTTGTAAGCGGCCAGCGGAATATTATAGGTTAAATTTCTTGGGACGTGCTATATGCGTTGATGGTATTTGTAAG GCCGTTAACGCTAGTGGTTCCATTAATGGAGCGTATGCGCACAGTGGCTCTGTTAGTTGTGGAGGATTGTTATGCCGGCCAGTAACAGGAATTTTTACTCGAGATCCACAACCAGACGATGGCTTGGTTCACGTTGCTACGATTCCAACTGGTGCCTCGAATATATCGATAACTGAGCTAAGAAATAGTCTTAATTTGCTAG TTTTACGTACTTCCCAGCAAAAAAGCATAGTTAATAGCGAAAGTAATGTGTCGGAAAGCGGATCGTATGAAGCGGTCGGTGCTACATTTGACTATCACCGAATCGATGGAGTCCAGAACTCGGAAGGAGTTACCGAATGGATAACAAGTACTGGGCCAATAAGGGACTCATTGGACCTTTTG gTATTTGGGAAAAATCGAAATCCTGGTATAAAGTATGAGTACATGCTTCCAATAATATCTGATTCTGAAGAAAACGAGCTCTCTGTGGAAAATATGAATAGTTTTTTACGAGCTGGAGGGGAGGATGCTAGTGTTTTAAGTAGTTCACGTCCAGGGCGACGACGTAACTTTACCTGGAAAGTGGTAGGGTTCAGGGCCTGTACAAAGTCCTGCGGTGGGGGTGTACAAGCACCTATCGTACGTTGCATTCGTGAAAATCTTTTACGTTATTACTCACAACGCCGGTGCATTCATTCTGTAAAGCCAGTGCTCAATGAGAACTTATTGCACTGCAACACACAACCATGCCCCGCCTATTGGCACTTTGAGAAATGGGGCGAATGTCACTGCCTGCATGAAGGGGCATTTAGACGTCGTGAGGTAAGTTGCCTGCAAGAACTTGCATCTGGAACTGTTATACACGTTGATAGCACTGCATGTATGGAAGAGATGCCACCCACTCAGAAGCAATGTGAGTGTCCAAACAATCGAAGTCGTGACTCTTCTCGTTATCgtctacacacacactccgGGTCCGCGAATAGTACACGAAGACAACGTATCATGGTTGATAATAGTAGCACAAATGCAGTCTGGTTAACTTCCGAATGGAATCAGTATTGTTCTGCTACGTGTGGTTTAGGTGTAGAGTATCGTACAATTTTCTGTGATCGATCTGAGGTTGGTGCGGTTCGTTGTGATCACAACAAAACTCCAGAAAATAGACGCCCATGCGTAAGACCTAGTTGTGAAGATGGCGAGTGGTTTGTTGGGCCTTGGTCGTCTTGTAATGGGGATTGCTTTAACCTTGGACGAACTCGAGTGGTACTatgcatacaaaataaattaattgtgGATCATAAAAAGTGCAAGTCGGAGCTACAACCGCAATCGTTTGAAAAATGCTCTCATGATGAAGGAGAAATTACTTACTGCGCTCCTCGCTGGCATTATTCTGAATGGTCCCAG TGTACCAAATCTTGCGATGGTGGAACACAGCGACGCAGCGTAAGATGCTTGGAATACAATGCAACCCTGAATAGCTTACAGGACTCAACCAGATGTCGGTATGCGGCCAGGGAGCCAATATTTCGCAGCTGCAATACAAATGACTGTGATGGTACATTATAA
- the loh gene encoding thrombospondin type-1 domain-containing protein 4 isoform X6 has product MLVHLALLWLAVNASGSINGAYAHSGSVSCGGLLCRPVTGIFTRDPQPDDGLVHVATIPTGASNISITELRNSLNLLVLRTSQQKSIVNSESNVSESGSYEAVGATFDYHRIDGVQNSEGVTEWITSTGPIRDSLDLLVFGKNRNPGIKYEYMLPIISDSEENELSVENMNSFLRAGGEDASVLSSSRPGRRRNFTWKVVGFRACTKSCGGGVQAPIVRCIRENLLRYYSQRRCIHSVKPVLNENLLHCNTQPCPAYWHFEKWGECHCLHEGAFRRREVSCLQELASGTVIHVDSTACMEEMPPTQKQCECPNNRSRDSSRYRLHTHSGSANSTRRQRIMVDNSSTNAVWLTSEWNQYCSATCGLGVEYRTIFCDRSEVGAVRCDHNKTPENRRPCVRPSCEDGEWFVGPWSSCNGDCFNLGRTRVVLCIQNKLIVDHKKCKSELQPQSFEKCSHDEGEITYCAPRWHYSEWSQCTKSCDGGTQRRSVRCLEYNATLNSLQDSTRCRYAAREPIFRSCNTNDCDEHHQNYSSSTCTDKLPNCKWAAQGKLCSYDYYRTSCCISCSGRV; this is encoded by the exons ATGCTGGTGCACTTAGCTCTATTATGGCTG GCCGTTAACGCTAGTGGTTCCATTAATGGAGCGTATGCGCACAGTGGCTCTGTTAGTTGTGGAGGATTGTTATGCCGGCCAGTAACAGGAATTTTTACTCGAGATCCACAACCAGACGATGGCTTGGTTCACGTTGCTACGATTCCAACTGGTGCCTCGAATATATCGATAACTGAGCTAAGAAATAGTCTTAATTTGCTAG TTTTACGTACTTCCCAGCAAAAAAGCATAGTTAATAGCGAAAGTAATGTGTCGGAAAGCGGATCGTATGAAGCGGTCGGTGCTACATTTGACTATCACCGAATCGATGGAGTCCAGAACTCGGAAGGAGTTACCGAATGGATAACAAGTACTGGGCCAATAAGGGACTCATTGGACCTTTTG gTATTTGGGAAAAATCGAAATCCTGGTATAAAGTATGAGTACATGCTTCCAATAATATCTGATTCTGAAGAAAACGAGCTCTCTGTGGAAAATATGAATAGTTTTTTACGAGCTGGAGGGGAGGATGCTAGTGTTTTAAGTAGTTCACGTCCAGGGCGACGACGTAACTTTACCTGGAAAGTGGTAGGGTTCAGGGCCTGTACAAAGTCCTGCGGTGGGGGTGTACAAGCACCTATCGTACGTTGCATTCGTGAAAATCTTTTACGTTATTACTCACAACGCCGGTGCATTCATTCTGTAAAGCCAGTGCTCAATGAGAACTTATTGCACTGCAACACACAACCATGCCCCGCCTATTGGCACTTTGAGAAATGGGGCGAATGTCACTGCCTGCATGAAGGGGCATTTAGACGTCGTGAGGTAAGTTGCCTGCAAGAACTTGCATCTGGAACTGTTATACACGTTGATAGCACTGCATGTATGGAAGAGATGCCACCCACTCAGAAGCAATGTGAGTGTCCAAACAATCGAAGTCGTGACTCTTCTCGTTATCgtctacacacacactccgGGTCCGCGAATAGTACACGAAGACAACGTATCATGGTTGATAATAGTAGCACAAATGCAGTCTGGTTAACTTCCGAATGGAATCAGTATTGTTCTGCTACGTGTGGTTTAGGTGTAGAGTATCGTACAATTTTCTGTGATCGATCTGAGGTTGGTGCGGTTCGTTGTGATCACAACAAAACTCCAGAAAATAGACGCCCATGCGTAAGACCTAGTTGTGAAGATGGCGAGTGGTTTGTTGGGCCTTGGTCGTCTTGTAATGGGGATTGCTTTAACCTTGGACGAACTCGAGTGGTACTatgcatacaaaataaattaattgtgGATCATAAAAAGTGCAAGTCGGAGCTACAACCGCAATCGTTTGAAAAATGCTCTCATGATGAAGGAGAAATTACTTACTGCGCTCCTCGCTGGCATTATTCTGAATGGTCCCAG TGTACCAAATCTTGCGATGGTGGAACACAGCGACGCAGCGTAAGATGCTTGGAATACAATGCAACCCTGAATAGCTTACAGGACTCAACCAGATGTCGGTATGCGGCCAGGGAGCCAATATTTCGCAGCTGCAATACAAATGACTGTGATG AACATCACCAAAATTACTCTTCGTCTACGTGTACCGATAAACTTCCCAACTGCAAGTGGGCTGCGCAAGGAAAGCTGTGTAGTTACGATTACTACCGTACGAGTTGCTGTATCTCTTGCTCAGGCAGAGTTTAG